A region from the Acyrthosiphon pisum isolate AL4f chromosome A1, pea_aphid_22Mar2018_4r6ur, whole genome shotgun sequence genome encodes:
- the LOC100161014 gene encoding uncharacterized protein LOC100161014 isoform X1, which yields MTPIKMEKYEWINPDNHSIAVDDQKQPVLNENGDLIVLDNESGKCIAVPNSEEVLEIFGFGYHGSYGSPPGSPKDSSEHDMKPIVQVLTGPLTPSNSFPKSYFTDGVEETSDADQLLWSMRTPCQKDIEATREMLGLVASKKYQDMFNDQCTVKIRVWKRICEELMSKGYRIADSVNEGGIKCHQKWRNLEKSYRNYLICSTDPNSSAPKKPPPYFEALHDILKRKKKYANAATYTQTVVVGDDMADADASSVSGMHNHHMNDSDAALDDMDDMDGPNDDHCYVVNSSGHVSKRFKVDPLTMCSTTSGGGNGGGGVGSSSSSRRHHHVQQPDVLEQILEQMVRVHRDTLSMHDRHFTRMEKLIKENAAQTKRLADVMSQLLHNSRMDDCGSGKSNDKSTGMASSDIE from the exons ATGACACCTATTAAGATGGAAAAATATGAATGGATTAATCCTGATAACCATAGTATTGCCGTTGATGACCAGAAACAACcagttttaaatgaaaatggCGATCTTATTGTGTTGGACAACGAAA GCGGAAAGTGTATAGCAGTTCCTAACTCTGAGGAAGTATTGGAAATTTTTGGTTTTGGGTACCATGGGAGTTACGGGTCACCCCCCGGGTCACCAAAAGATTCATCTGAACACGATATGAAACCAATCGTCCAAGTCTTGAcag GCCCTTTGACGCCCAGTAATAGTTTTCCAAAATCGTATTTCACTGACGGGGTGGAGGAGACATCCG ACGCTGACCAACTATTGTGGAGCATGAGGACACCATGCCAGAAGGATATTGAAGCGACTAGGGAGATGCTAGGACTAGTGGCCTCTAAAAAATACCAGGATATGTTCAACGACCAATGCACGGTCAAGATTCGAGTGTGGAAGCGGATATGCGAGGAACTAATGTCGAAAGGGTACAGAATCGCGGACTCAGTGAACGAAGGTGGCATCAAGTGCCACCAAAAATGGCGCAACCTGGAGAAGTCGTACCGGAACTATCTAATTTGCTCAACAGACCCGAACAGTTCAGCGCCCAAAAAACCACCGCCGTACTTCGAGGCACTGCACGACATTCTTAAGCGGAAGAAGAAGTACGCGAACGCGGCCACGTACACCCAAACAGTGGTCGTCGGCGATGACATGGCCGACGCGGACGCATCGAGCGTCAGCGGCATGCATAACCATCACATGAACGACTCGGACGCGGCACTAGACGACATGGACGATATGGACGGCCCGAATGACGACCACTGTTACGTGGTCAACAGTTCCGGTCACGTGTCCAAACGGTTCAAAGTGGACCCGCTGACGATGTGCTCGACCACCAGCGGCGGCGGCAACGGCGGCGGAGGCGTCGGTTCGTCATCGTCGTCTCGCCGGCATCATCACGTCCAGCAACCGGACGTGCTGGAACAAATACTGGAACAGATGGTTCGCGTGCACCGGGACACGCTGTCCATGCACGATCGGCACTTCACCAGGATGGAGAAGTTGATAAAGGAGAACGCGGCGCAGACCAAGCGGCTGGCCGACGTCATGAGTCAGTTGTTGCACAACAGCCGCATGGACGATTGCGGCAGCGGCAAAAGCAACGACAAGTCGACCGGCATGGCGTCGTCAGACATTGAATGA
- the LOC100161014 gene encoding uncharacterized protein LOC100161014 isoform X2: MTPIKMEKYEWINPDNHSIAVDDQKQPVLNENGDLIVLDNESGKCIAVPNSEEVLEIFGFGYHGSYGSPPGSPKDSSEHDMKPIVQVLTDADQLLWSMRTPCQKDIEATREMLGLVASKKYQDMFNDQCTVKIRVWKRICEELMSKGYRIADSVNEGGIKCHQKWRNLEKSYRNYLICSTDPNSSAPKKPPPYFEALHDILKRKKKYANAATYTQTVVVGDDMADADASSVSGMHNHHMNDSDAALDDMDDMDGPNDDHCYVVNSSGHVSKRFKVDPLTMCSTTSGGGNGGGGVGSSSSSRRHHHVQQPDVLEQILEQMVRVHRDTLSMHDRHFTRMEKLIKENAAQTKRLADVMSQLLHNSRMDDCGSGKSNDKSTGMASSDIE, from the exons ATGACACCTATTAAGATGGAAAAATATGAATGGATTAATCCTGATAACCATAGTATTGCCGTTGATGACCAGAAACAACcagttttaaatgaaaatggCGATCTTATTGTGTTGGACAACGAAA GCGGAAAGTGTATAGCAGTTCCTAACTCTGAGGAAGTATTGGAAATTTTTGGTTTTGGGTACCATGGGAGTTACGGGTCACCCCCCGGGTCACCAAAAGATTCATCTGAACACGATATGAAACCAATCGTCCAAGTCTTGAcag ACGCTGACCAACTATTGTGGAGCATGAGGACACCATGCCAGAAGGATATTGAAGCGACTAGGGAGATGCTAGGACTAGTGGCCTCTAAAAAATACCAGGATATGTTCAACGACCAATGCACGGTCAAGATTCGAGTGTGGAAGCGGATATGCGAGGAACTAATGTCGAAAGGGTACAGAATCGCGGACTCAGTGAACGAAGGTGGCATCAAGTGCCACCAAAAATGGCGCAACCTGGAGAAGTCGTACCGGAACTATCTAATTTGCTCAACAGACCCGAACAGTTCAGCGCCCAAAAAACCACCGCCGTACTTCGAGGCACTGCACGACATTCTTAAGCGGAAGAAGAAGTACGCGAACGCGGCCACGTACACCCAAACAGTGGTCGTCGGCGATGACATGGCCGACGCGGACGCATCGAGCGTCAGCGGCATGCATAACCATCACATGAACGACTCGGACGCGGCACTAGACGACATGGACGATATGGACGGCCCGAATGACGACCACTGTTACGTGGTCAACAGTTCCGGTCACGTGTCCAAACGGTTCAAAGTGGACCCGCTGACGATGTGCTCGACCACCAGCGGCGGCGGCAACGGCGGCGGAGGCGTCGGTTCGTCATCGTCGTCTCGCCGGCATCATCACGTCCAGCAACCGGACGTGCTGGAACAAATACTGGAACAGATGGTTCGCGTGCACCGGGACACGCTGTCCATGCACGATCGGCACTTCACCAGGATGGAGAAGTTGATAAAGGAGAACGCGGCGCAGACCAAGCGGCTGGCCGACGTCATGAGTCAGTTGTTGCACAACAGCCGCATGGACGATTGCGGCAGCGGCAAAAGCAACGACAAGTCGACCGGCATGGCGTCGTCAGACATTGAATGA